Proteins from one Ranitomeya variabilis isolate aRanVar5 chromosome 1, aRanVar5.hap1, whole genome shotgun sequence genomic window:
- the GLOD5 gene encoding glyoxalase domain-containing protein 5, which yields MLPRCRLLLPRAQLCPRPLRFLSDSPVPFRIKHLDHLVLTVRSLEDTVGFYTRVLGMDVVTFKGDRKALTFGIQKINLHEAGKEFEPKAKHPKPGSADLCLITDTPLTAVLQHLQICGVPLEEGPVSRTGAVGEIQSVYFRDPDHNLIEVSNYAADIKRP from the exons ATGCTGCCCCGGTGCCGCCTGCTCTTACCCAGAGCCCAG CTCTGCCCGCGGCCCCTCCGTTTCCTCTCGGACTCTCCGGTTCCGTTCCGTATCAAACACCTGGATCACCTGGTGCTGACGGTGCGGAGCCTGGAGGACACGGTGGGCTTCTACACCCGGGTGCTGGGGATGGACGTCGTCACCTTCAAG GGGGACAGGAAGGCGCTGACGTTCGGGATACAGAAGATTAATCTCCATGAGGCCGGGAAGGAGTTTGAGCCCAAAGCCAAACACCCGAAGCCGGGCTCCGCGGACCTGTGCCTGATCACCGACACCCCGCTCACCGCCGTCCTCCAACATCTGCAG ATCTGCGGGGTCCCGCTAGAGGAGGGTCCGGTGTCTCGGACCGGCGCGGTGGGGGAGATCCAGTCTGTGTATTTCCGGGATCCTGATCACAATCTGATAGAAGTGTCCAACTATGCGGCCGACATCAAGAGACCCTGA